A stretch of Rhodoferax potami DNA encodes these proteins:
- a CDS encoding esterase-like activity of phytase family protein, whose protein sequence is MRLHPLYASLALSLVCVAAVHAAQPKQSPKATATGPYFNRVATFEAHRNVPAGRNVSKKSVAEIVAVSADGMTLAYTDGEQMGIGLIDIRNPAQPKPAGFLPVEGEPTSVTIAHGKVLAAVNSTKDFTQPTGHLAVFDLASRKAQGTCPLFGQPDSIALDKGGRHAVIVMENERDEKFNKGVIPQLPGGNLTIIPLSATGMPDCTRAHPVALNGLAEIAPDDAEPELVKVNAQGIAVVTLQENNHIVLVDVAKRQVIKHFSAGAVDLKEIDRTRDGIINPSESAKGLLREPDAVAWLDNTRFVTANEGDYKGGSRSISIFNTDGKVEWDSGNFLDHEAMRLGHYPESRSAAKGNEPEGVEVGVFGKDTLIFVGSERSSLVTVWRDRGAGKAPEYLQALPAGSGPEGLTAIPQRGLLVAASENDGVARSSVMIYQQGADAPAYPTLMSSDSPAGPPIPWGAISGITADRKQAGRLFAVTDSVYATTRILEIDTNFTPALITNAMTVTKDGKPVGYDGEGIAQRADGGFWVASEGDPDKKPAPLRNMLLRLNAKAEVQEEIELPEALARHATRFGFEGVTITGAGDQEVVWLAVQREWKDDPKGFTKILRYTPATKTWGVLHYPLEATKADGGWVGLSEITAVGPDTFVVIERDNQFGDSALKTLHSFSVAGLTAAAPGDAKVPVVSKRLLRDLVPDLQKPHGYVLDKVESFAVDSAGQTFAITDNDGVDGSNGETQFLRLGVLPSLR, encoded by the coding sequence ATGCGTTTGCATCCCCTGTATGCGTCACTCGCGCTCAGCCTGGTTTGCGTTGCCGCCGTGCACGCCGCCCAACCTAAACAGTCACCCAAGGCCACGGCCACAGGCCCTTACTTCAACCGCGTCGCCACTTTTGAAGCGCACCGTAATGTGCCTGCCGGGCGCAACGTGAGTAAAAAGTCGGTGGCGGAGATCGTCGCAGTCAGCGCAGACGGCATGACGCTCGCCTACACCGATGGCGAACAAATGGGCATTGGCCTGATCGACATTCGCAACCCTGCGCAGCCCAAGCCTGCGGGCTTTTTGCCGGTGGAAGGCGAGCCCACCTCGGTGACGATTGCACATGGCAAAGTGTTGGCAGCGGTTAACTCCACCAAAGACTTCACCCAGCCCACCGGCCATCTGGCAGTGTTTGACCTGGCCAGCCGCAAGGCCCAGGGGACCTGCCCCTTGTTCGGCCAGCCCGATTCGATTGCCCTGGACAAGGGCGGGCGCCACGCTGTCATCGTGATGGAAAACGAGCGGGACGAAAAGTTCAACAAAGGCGTCATCCCCCAGCTGCCGGGTGGCAATCTCACCATCATTCCCCTGAGCGCGACAGGCATGCCGGACTGCACGCGCGCGCACCCTGTAGCCTTGAACGGCTTGGCCGAGATCGCTCCGGACGACGCTGAGCCCGAGTTGGTCAAGGTCAACGCCCAAGGCATTGCGGTGGTGACACTGCAAGAGAACAACCATATCGTGTTGGTCGACGTGGCCAAACGCCAAGTCATCAAGCATTTCTCCGCCGGTGCGGTGGACTTGAAAGAGATTGATCGCACCCGCGACGGCATCATCAACCCCAGCGAGTCCGCCAAAGGCCTGCTGCGTGAGCCCGATGCCGTAGCCTGGCTGGACAACACCCGTTTTGTGACCGCCAACGAGGGCGACTACAAAGGCGGCTCACGCAGCATCTCCATCTTCAACACCGATGGCAAAGTGGAGTGGGACAGTGGCAACTTCCTGGACCATGAAGCAATGCGCCTGGGCCATTACCCCGAGAGCCGCTCCGCTGCCAAAGGCAACGAGCCCGAAGGTGTCGAGGTCGGCGTGTTTGGCAAAGACACCCTGATCTTCGTGGGCTCCGAACGTTCTTCGCTGGTCACCGTGTGGCGGGACCGGGGTGCAGGCAAAGCGCCTGAATATCTGCAGGCTTTGCCCGCCGGCAGTGGCCCTGAAGGGCTGACTGCGATCCCGCAGCGCGGCTTGTTGGTGGCGGCCAGTGAAAACGATGGCGTCGCCCGTTCGAGTGTGATGATTTACCAGCAGGGAGCGGATGCACCGGCGTACCCTACGCTCATGTCCAGCGACTCGCCCGCCGGCCCGCCCATTCCTTGGGGCGCGATCTCCGGCATCACTGCAGACCGCAAGCAGGCCGGGCGCCTGTTCGCTGTGACTGACAGCGTCTACGCAACTACCCGCATTCTGGAAATCGACACGAATTTCACGCCCGCACTGATCACGAACGCGATGACCGTCACCAAAGACGGCAAGCCCGTGGGCTACGACGGCGAGGGCATTGCCCAGCGTGCGGATGGCGGCTTCTGGGTGGCCTCGGAAGGTGACCCGGACAAGAAGCCTGCGCCCTTGCGCAACATGCTCTTGCGCCTGAATGCCAAGGCCGAAGTGCAAGAAGAAATCGAGTTGCCCGAGGCACTGGCCCGCCATGCCACCCGCTTTGGTTTTGAAGGCGTGACCATTACCGGCGCCGGCGACCAGGAAGTGGTGTGGCTGGCTGTGCAACGCGAGTGGAAGGATGACCCCAAGGGTTTCACCAAAATCTTGCGCTACACCCCGGCGACCAAAACCTGGGGCGTGCTGCACTACCCACTGGAAGCGACCAAGGCCGACGGCGGCTGGGTAGGCCTCTCAGAAATCACGGCTGTCGGCCCTGACACCTTTGTCGTGATCGAGCGAGACAACCAGTTTGGCGATTCCGCCTTGAAAACCCTGCACAGCTTCTCGGTGGCTGGATTGACCGCCGCCGCCCCCGGCGATGCCAAAGTGCCGGTCGTGAGCAAGCGCCTGCTACGCGACCTGGTGCCCGACCTGCAAAAACCCCACGGTTATGTCCTGGACAAGGTGGAGAGCTTTGCGGTGGACAGCGCGGGCCAGACCTTTGCGATTACTGACAACGACGGTGTGGATGGCTCCAACGGCGAGACGCAGTTTTTGCGCCTCGGTGTGTTGCCAAGCCTGCGCTGA
- the tgt gene encoding tRNA guanosine(34) transglycosylase Tgt, protein MLKFELLNNDPATDDGAYLGSHARRGRLTLNHGVVETPIFMPVGTYGTVKGVMPRSLHDMNAQIILGNTFHLWMRPGLDVVEKFGGLHQFEKWDKPILTDSGGFQVWSLGEMRKISEEGVKFASPVNGDKLFLTPEISMQIQTTLNSDIVMQFDECTPYLSVETKTKGQITTEREARSSMELSLRWAKRCQDEFARLNNPNALFGIVQGGMFEHLRDESLAGLEALDFPGIAVGGLSVGEPKEDMMRILKHIGPKLPKHKPHYLMGVGTPEDLIAGVQNGIDMFDCVMPTRNARNGTLFSRYGDLKIRNARHKSDEQPLDVTCTCYACAGSSGVSWADGGREGFSRAYLHHLDRCGEMLGPMLASVHNLHYYLNLMQEVRDALDAGRFGAFVQQFHADRARGV, encoded by the coding sequence ATGCTGAAATTTGAACTTTTGAACAACGACCCCGCCACCGACGACGGCGCCTACTTGGGCAGCCACGCCCGCCGCGGCCGCCTTACGCTGAACCATGGCGTGGTCGAAACCCCCATCTTCATGCCTGTGGGCACCTACGGCACTGTCAAAGGCGTGATGCCGCGCAGCCTGCACGACATGAACGCCCAGATCATCTTGGGCAACACCTTCCACCTCTGGATGCGCCCGGGCCTGGACGTGGTCGAAAAGTTCGGCGGCTTGCACCAGTTCGAAAAGTGGGACAAGCCCATCCTCACCGACTCGGGCGGCTTCCAGGTCTGGAGCCTGGGCGAGATGCGCAAGATTTCGGAAGAAGGCGTGAAGTTCGCCTCGCCCGTGAACGGCGACAAGCTGTTTTTGACGCCCGAAATCAGCATGCAGATCCAGACCACGCTGAACTCCGACATCGTGATGCAGTTTGACGAGTGCACCCCCTACCTGTCGGTGGAGACCAAGACCAAAGGCCAGATCACCACCGAGCGCGAAGCCCGCAGCTCCATGGAACTGAGCTTGCGCTGGGCCAAGCGCTGCCAGGATGAGTTTGCCCGCCTGAACAACCCCAACGCACTCTTCGGCATCGTGCAGGGCGGCATGTTTGAGCACCTGCGCGACGAATCGCTGGCTGGGCTCGAAGCACTGGACTTCCCCGGCATCGCCGTGGGTGGCCTGTCGGTGGGTGAGCCCAAAGAAGACATGATGCGCATCCTGAAGCACATCGGCCCCAAGCTGCCTAAGCACAAGCCGCACTACCTGATGGGCGTGGGCACCCCGGAAGACCTGATTGCCGGCGTGCAAAACGGCATCGACATGTTCGACTGCGTGATGCCCACCCGCAATGCGCGCAACGGCACGCTGTTCAGCCGCTACGGCGACCTGAAAATCCGAAACGCCCGCCACAAGAGCGACGAGCAGCCGCTCGACGTGACTTGCACCTGCTACGCCTGCGCGGGCTCCAGTGGTGTGAGCTGGGCGGACGGCGGACGCGAAGGCTTCAGCCGCGCCTACCTGCACCACCTGGACCGCTGCGGTGAGATGCTCGGCCCGATGCTGGCCAGCGTGCACAACCTGCACTACTACCTGAACCTGATGCAAGAAGTGCGCGACGCGCTGGACGCAGGCCGCTTTGGCGCTTTTGTGCAGCAGTTTCACGCAGACCGCGCACGCGGAGTGTGA
- a CDS encoding methyl-accepting chemotaxis protein, whose product MSLNHLGIRARITLGLALILALAILSAANSLYRNMSVKFESGEVATSWIPAIENLGNMKGFVADHYLLVSDRVGGRDKQDLATFSRRLNENGEALRKATEVYAATLLSYEAGDPQADAEKALFAEYQAQRDAYFGIVKAVLDGMGSASGSEEALARARDDFAAKAPAAFQQTFGAMEKILKFNLDGTAKAALKVQDTVASAERAMVGALLVIVLVGVLLIWMVPASVIQPVQQAMELAGRIADGDLSSRVAIKGTDELGRLLGSLEQMQTKLGHVVSKVREGSESVATASAEIAQGNHDLSARTESQASALEETAASMEELNSAVKQNADNARQANQLATNASTVAVQGGEVVGQVVDTMKGINEASRKIADIISVIDGIAFQTNILALNAAVEAARAGEQGRGFAVVASEVRSLAGRSAEAAKEIKMLINASVERVEQGTALVDKAGTTMTEVVSSIRRVTDIMGEISAASHEQSAGVNQIGEAVTQMDQATQQNAALVEEMAAAASSLKSQATDLVQVVATFRL is encoded by the coding sequence ATGAGCTTGAACCATCTGGGCATACGTGCTCGCATCACCCTGGGCTTGGCCCTGATTTTGGCTTTGGCCATTCTGAGTGCGGCCAACTCGCTGTACCGCAATATGTCGGTCAAGTTCGAGTCGGGCGAGGTCGCGACCTCATGGATTCCCGCCATCGAGAACCTCGGCAACATGAAAGGTTTTGTGGCAGATCACTACCTGCTGGTCAGCGACCGGGTGGGCGGCCGTGACAAGCAAGACCTGGCTACCTTCAGCCGCCGGCTCAACGAAAACGGCGAGGCCTTGCGCAAAGCCACCGAGGTCTATGCCGCGACCCTTTTGTCTTATGAGGCGGGGGATCCGCAAGCGGATGCCGAAAAGGCCTTGTTCGCGGAATACCAAGCGCAACGGGATGCCTATTTCGGGATCGTGAAAGCAGTGCTGGATGGCATGGGCAGCGCCAGTGGTTCAGAAGAAGCGTTAGCCCGTGCCCGCGACGATTTCGCCGCAAAAGCCCCTGCCGCTTTCCAGCAAACCTTTGGCGCGATGGAGAAGATCCTCAAGTTCAACCTGGACGGAACGGCCAAGGCGGCCCTCAAGGTGCAGGACACCGTGGCCTCGGCAGAGCGCGCCATGGTGGGTGCCTTGCTGGTCATTGTGCTGGTCGGGGTGTTGTTGATCTGGATGGTGCCTGCGAGCGTGATTCAACCAGTGCAGCAGGCAATGGAGTTGGCCGGCCGGATTGCCGACGGTGATTTGAGCAGCCGGGTGGCGATCAAGGGTACGGATGAATTGGGGCGCTTGCTTGGGAGCCTGGAGCAGATGCAGACCAAGCTGGGGCATGTGGTCTCCAAGGTCCGGGAGGGCTCGGAGTCTGTGGCTACGGCCAGTGCGGAGATTGCGCAAGGCAACCACGACCTCTCAGCCCGGACGGAGAGCCAAGCCAGCGCCCTGGAAGAAACCGCAGCCAGCATGGAAGAGCTGAACTCAGCAGTGAAACAAAACGCCGACAACGCCCGCCAGGCCAACCAGCTGGCGACCAACGCCTCCACGGTTGCGGTGCAGGGCGGAGAAGTCGTAGGCCAAGTGGTAGACACCATGAAAGGCATCAACGAAGCCAGCCGCAAGATCGCCGACATCATCAGCGTCATTGACGGCATCGCCTTCCAGACCAACATCCTGGCCCTCAACGCCGCGGTGGAAGCCGCCCGTGCCGGAGAGCAAGGCAGAGGCTTTGCCGTGGTGGCCTCAGAGGTTCGCTCACTGGCGGGCCGCTCGGCCGAAGCAGCCAAGGAAATCAAAATGCTCATCAACGCCAGCGTAGAGCGGGTGGAGCAAGGCACCGCCCTAGTGGACAAAGCCGGCACCACCATGACAGAAGTGGTAAGCAGCATCCGGCGGGTGACAGACATCATGGGAGAGATCAGCGCAGCCAGCCACGAGCAGAGCGCGGGGGTCAACCAGATCGGTGAAGCAGTCACTCAGATGGACCAAGCCACGCAGCAAAACGCGGCCTTGGTGGAAGAGATGGCTGCTGCTGCCAGCAGCCTGAAGAGCCAGGCCACGGATCTCGTTCAGGTGGTGGCGACCTTCCGGTTATGA
- a CDS encoding methyl-accepting chemotaxis protein, giving the protein MGNLKIGTRLYAGFGVLLLLILLVVGLALNRLAALEGAAKAIAENALPSVQEANHLNTLISDFRIFEMQHALSIEEGAKQDIEKVLDATQALIKASRERYEPLISSDEEKRLYEEFVKFRMKYLDLHKDIKDYSRRNDATGAAMLLDAESKAMFERSKATLQKMIDLNRDAADAQIKEADATYAAARNTLGAALLLALVFGVVIATVITRSITRPLGQALLAAEAVSSGNLSEPINSTSQDEVGKLLQAMQGMQDSLVRVVTQVRQGSEGVASASSEIAQGNHDLSARTESQASALEETAASMEELNSAVKQNADNARQANQLATNASTVAVQGGEVVGQVVDTMKGINEASRKIADIISVIDGIAFQTNILALNAAVEAARAGEQGRGFAVVASEVRSLAGRSAEAAKEIKMLINASVERVEQGTALVDKAGTTMTEVVSSIRRVTDIMGEISAASHEQSAGVNQIGEAVTQMDQATQQNAALVEEMAAAASSLKSQANDLVQVVSVFKLAAGQQTRTVSVPSIAPPARPAPAPRPLPKPVSKPALRPPAQHLAKPAASRPPAAKAPSSLSAPKVTALPKPVARVTPAGGDDDWETF; this is encoded by the coding sequence ATGGGTAATTTGAAGATTGGCACCCGGCTTTATGCAGGCTTTGGTGTTTTGTTGCTGTTGATATTGCTGGTCGTCGGCTTGGCTCTTAATCGCTTGGCGGCCTTGGAAGGGGCTGCCAAAGCAATTGCAGAAAACGCATTGCCCAGCGTGCAAGAGGCGAATCACCTCAACACCCTGATCTCAGACTTCCGCATTTTTGAAATGCAGCATGCCCTCAGTATCGAAGAAGGGGCCAAGCAAGATATTGAAAAAGTCTTGGATGCGACACAGGCGCTTATCAAAGCGAGCCGCGAGCGCTACGAGCCGCTCATTAGCTCCGACGAAGAAAAGCGCCTGTATGAAGAGTTCGTCAAATTCCGGATGAAGTATCTCGATCTTCATAAAGACATCAAAGACTACTCCCGCCGCAACGATGCAACCGGCGCGGCCATGTTGCTCGATGCTGAGTCAAAAGCCATGTTTGAGCGCTCCAAGGCGACGCTGCAAAAAATGATTGATCTCAATCGGGATGCCGCAGACGCGCAAATCAAAGAGGCTGATGCGACCTATGCGGCTGCGCGCAACACGCTAGGGGCTGCCTTGCTGCTGGCCTTGGTTTTCGGGGTGGTGATTGCCACTGTTATTACCCGTTCGATCACCCGCCCCTTGGGTCAAGCGCTCCTGGCCGCTGAGGCAGTCTCTAGCGGTAACCTGAGTGAGCCTATCAACAGTACCAGCCAAGATGAGGTGGGCAAGCTGTTGCAGGCCATGCAAGGCATGCAGGACAGTCTGGTGCGCGTCGTGACACAAGTGCGCCAAGGGTCAGAAGGGGTGGCAAGTGCCAGCTCCGAGATCGCACAAGGTAACCACGACCTGTCAGCCCGGACGGAGAGCCAAGCCAGCGCCCTGGAAGAAACCGCAGCCAGCATGGAAGAGCTGAACTCAGCGGTCAAACAAAACGCCGACAACGCCCGCCAGGCAAACCAGCTGGCAACCAACGCCTCCACGGTGGCGGTGCAGGGCGGAGAAGTCGTAGGCCAAGTGGTAGACACCATGAAAGGCATCAACGAAGCCAGCCGCAAGATCGCCGACATCATCAGCGTCATTGACGGCATTGCTTTCCAGACCAACATCCTCGCCCTCAACGCAGCGGTGGAAGCTGCCCGAGCCGGCGAGCAAGGCCGGGGCTTTGCCGTGGTGGCCTCCGAAGTCCGCTCCCTGGCGGGCCGCTCGGCCGAAGCAGCCAAGGAAATCAAAATGCTCATCAACGCCAGCGTAGAGCGGGTGGAGCAAGGCACCGCCCTAGTGGACAAAGCCGGCACCACCATGACAGAAGTGGTAAGCAGCATCCGGCGGGTGACAGACATCATGGGAGAGATCAGCGCAGCCAGCCACGAGCAGAGCGCAGGGGTCAACCAGATCGGAGAAGCAGTCACCCAGATGGACCAGGCTACGCAGCAAAACGCGGCCCTGGTGGAAGAGATGGCTGCCGCAGCCAGCAGCCTGAAGAGCCAGGCCAATGACCTGGTGCAGGTGGTGTCGGTATTTAAGCTTGCCGCGGGGCAGCAGACCCGCACGGTATCGGTGCCCTCGATCGCACCGCCCGCACGACCCGCGCCTGCACCCCGCCCCTTGCCCAAACCGGTCAGCAAGCCTGCGCTGCGGCCGCCAGCCCAGCACCTAGCCAAGCCCGCCGCATCACGCCCGCCAGCGGCCAAAGCGCCGTCGTCTTTGTCGGCTCCCAAGGTAACCGCCCTGCCGAAGCCGGTAGCTCGGGTCACTCCGGCGGGCGGCGATGATGATTGGGAAACCTTTTGA
- a CDS encoding FIST signal transduction protein: protein MRLFPYAHATHPQWPMAAALVLAQLRAQMALPDYASQPTLALLYITDHYAPHAQDILEHLSGELPLVTDWSGTVGVGIASNNVEYFDEPALAVMLMDIPGDQYRVFSGIAPLGLGFEAHTALVHADGGTVDLGDLVEEMAGRTTTGYLFGGISSSRGRSVQFAVAADGNLSGHGTASGVFSGGLSGVAFTREVALVSRVTQGCSPVSKTRTITEADRNVVISLDGKPALDVLLQDLGVTLDQPEAALPTVRATLVALAASAADDAPGMVRSTGNFGSEVMVRHIIGLDPGRRGFAVAEQITVGAQLAFCRRNREAARADLMRIGAEIREELEPQELSFALATALHADEAMSAPHPARRIAGAVYVSCSGRGGPHFGAPSAEMQIVRRALGDVPLVGFFAGGEIAADQLYGYIGVLTVFHE from the coding sequence ATGCGTTTGTTCCCCTATGCCCACGCCACCCATCCGCAGTGGCCTATGGCCGCCGCGCTGGTGTTGGCGCAGTTGCGCGCGCAAATGGCGCTGCCGGACTACGCGTCCCAACCCACGCTGGCCTTGCTCTACATCACCGACCATTACGCGCCCCATGCGCAAGACATCCTGGAGCACCTGAGCGGTGAACTTCCCCTCGTGACCGATTGGTCGGGCACGGTGGGCGTCGGGATTGCGAGCAACAACGTCGAGTACTTTGACGAGCCCGCGCTGGCTGTGATGTTGATGGACATACCCGGTGACCAATACCGGGTGTTTTCCGGGATCGCCCCGCTGGGGCTCGGGTTTGAGGCCCACACGGCGCTGGTGCATGCCGACGGCGGTACGGTGGATTTGGGCGATTTGGTCGAGGAAATGGCCGGTCGCACCACCACGGGCTATTTGTTCGGCGGCATCAGCAGCAGCCGGGGCCGCAGTGTGCAGTTTGCCGTCGCAGCCGATGGCAACCTGAGTGGTCACGGGACGGCAAGCGGGGTTTTTTCCGGAGGCTTGAGTGGCGTGGCTTTCACCCGCGAGGTCGCTCTGGTGTCGCGGGTCACGCAAGGGTGCAGCCCGGTATCCAAAACACGTACGATCACCGAAGCCGATCGCAATGTAGTGATCTCTTTGGACGGCAAACCCGCCTTGGACGTGCTCTTGCAGGACCTGGGTGTCACCCTCGATCAGCCCGAGGCTGCGCTACCGACAGTCCGGGCGACCTTGGTGGCCTTGGCGGCCAGTGCCGCGGACGATGCGCCCGGCATGGTGCGCAGCACCGGCAATTTCGGCAGCGAGGTCATGGTGCGCCACATCATCGGGCTGGATCCGGGGCGCCGTGGCTTTGCAGTCGCAGAACAGATCACCGTGGGGGCGCAGCTGGCTTTTTGCCGCCGCAACCGCGAGGCTGCCCGCGCAGACCTGATGCGCATCGGGGCGGAAATCCGCGAAGAGCTGGAGCCCCAGGAATTGAGTTTTGCATTAGCGACTGCACTGCACGCAGACGAGGCCATGTCCGCCCCCCATCCGGCGCGGCGCATTGCCGGTGCGGTGTATGTGAGTTGCTCCGGGCGCGGGGGGCCGCACTTTGGCGCACCTAGCGCCGAGATGCAGATCGTGCGCCGCGCTTTGGGCGACGTGCCACTGGTGGGTTTTTTTGCGGGTGGCGAGATTGCTGCCGATCAGTTGTACGGATACATCGGCGTGTTGACGGTTTTTCACGAATAA
- a CDS encoding PhaM family polyhydroxyalkanoate granule multifunctional regulatory protein translates to MSDSDSTGFGKFVPGFDFLQNLAKGAGSNIPQMPNLGNWVAPTLNVEELDKRIDELKNVHFWLEQNSRALAATIQALEVQKMTLATLKGMNFNIGDMANALKLKAADSVYSGVQKATEKATETAKSIAEAATGKSDSKAESKSADAPAANPLGDPLQLWGALTQQFQHIAANALKEATSKTAVDITKNMAAGLAKDALKTAKAATKKAVAKKAAPRKAPARKASGR, encoded by the coding sequence ATGAGCGATTCAGACAGCACCGGTTTCGGCAAATTTGTGCCCGGTTTTGACTTTCTGCAAAACCTGGCCAAAGGTGCCGGCAGCAACATCCCCCAGATGCCCAACCTGGGCAACTGGGTGGCACCGACCTTGAATGTGGAAGAGCTGGACAAGCGCATCGATGAGCTGAAAAACGTGCACTTCTGGCTGGAGCAAAACTCGCGGGCCCTGGCCGCCACGATTCAGGCACTGGAGGTCCAGAAGATGACGCTGGCCACCCTCAAGGGCATGAATTTCAACATTGGCGACATGGCCAATGCACTCAAGCTCAAGGCGGCTGATTCGGTTTACAGCGGTGTTCAGAAAGCGACCGAGAAAGCCACCGAAACCGCAAAATCCATTGCCGAGGCTGCTACCGGCAAATCCGACAGCAAAGCCGAGAGCAAATCAGCCGATGCGCCGGCCGCCAACCCGCTGGGCGACCCCCTGCAACTGTGGGGCGCGCTGACCCAACAGTTTCAACACATTGCTGCCAACGCGCTCAAAGAGGCCACGAGCAAAACAGCGGTAGACATCACCAAAAACATGGCCGCCGGTTTGGCCAAAGACGCCCTCAAAACAGCCAAGGCAGCCACCAAAAAAGCGGTCGCCAAAAAGGCGGCTCCGCGCAAAGCGCCGGCCCGCAAAGCCAGCGGCCGTTAG
- a CDS encoding PepSY-associated TM helix domain-containing protein, which translates to MSSLAPKAAPARAASSSHLYATAWRWHFYTGLFVAPFLLVLAITGLVMVYFTGFQSRLGNLVYVQPQATTQAVTAQAKAVFAQFPDATLKEYIAPKSPDLAAWFILARGDATEAVAVNPYTATVIQSTDKESTGFAWARKIHASLLLGDTGKRVMEVASGLGIVMIVTGLYLFWPRNGSGWSQALVPEWRATGRRWWKSLHTSIGFWISVVLFSFLLTGMSWTEVWGGKFVQPWGTFPAAKWDAVPTSDLTHASLNSAGIRDVPWGLEQTPVPQSGSGAGVPGVAAGEPVNLDGVAALANRLGFAGQFHINLPQDEKGVYTVSADTMSGDLTNPFKDRTVHIDRYTGRVLADVAFADYSVVAKGMAIGIALHQGDIGLWSAWANILACLAIVLLCVSGVVMWWIRRPAGSGRLVAPSVPAQTPLWKGGAIVMVLTGLAFPLAGGVMLAAIVLDYVLISRWPGLKAALS; encoded by the coding sequence ATGTCTTCTCTTGCCCCTAAGGCGGCGCCAGCGCGCGCAGCCTCGTCTTCCCATCTGTATGCAACTGCTTGGCGCTGGCATTTTTATACCGGTCTGTTTGTGGCTCCCTTTTTGTTGGTGCTGGCGATCACCGGTTTGGTGATGGTGTATTTCACCGGTTTCCAGAGCCGCCTCGGCAACCTGGTGTACGTGCAGCCGCAAGCCACGACCCAAGCGGTTACCGCCCAAGCCAAGGCCGTGTTTGCCCAGTTTCCGGATGCCACGCTGAAGGAATACATCGCACCCAAGTCGCCGGACTTGGCGGCCTGGTTCATCCTGGCGCGGGGTGACGCGACCGAGGCGGTTGCGGTCAACCCCTATACCGCTACTGTCATCCAGTCCACAGACAAAGAGAGCACCGGCTTCGCCTGGGCCCGGAAGATTCACGCCAGCCTGCTGCTGGGGGACACCGGCAAGCGCGTCATGGAGGTGGCTTCCGGTCTGGGGATCGTGATGATCGTGACCGGCCTGTACCTGTTCTGGCCGCGCAATGGCAGCGGCTGGTCGCAGGCGCTGGTGCCTGAGTGGCGGGCCACAGGCCGCCGGTGGTGGAAGTCTTTGCACACGAGCATTGGCTTCTGGATCAGCGTGGTGCTGTTCTCTTTCTTGCTGACCGGCATGTCGTGGACGGAAGTCTGGGGCGGCAAGTTTGTGCAGCCTTGGGGCACCTTCCCTGCGGCCAAGTGGGACGCGGTGCCCACCTCCGACCTGACCCACGCCAGCCTGAACTCAGCAGGCATCCGCGATGTGCCTTGGGGCCTGGAGCAAACCCCGGTGCCGCAGTCCGGTTCGGGCGCTGGCGTACCGGGCGTAGCCGCCGGGGAGCCGGTCAATCTCGATGGCGTGGCGGCTTTGGCGAATCGCTTGGGCTTTGCCGGGCAGTTCCATATCAACCTGCCGCAGGACGAGAAGGGGGTGTACACCGTCTCCGCCGACACCATGAGTGGCGACCTGACCAATCCTTTCAAAGACCGCACCGTGCACATAGACCGCTATACCGGTCGGGTGCTGGCCGATGTGGCGTTTGCCGACTACTCAGTGGTTGCCAAAGGCATGGCCATCGGCATTGCGCTGCACCAGGGCGATATCGGCCTGTGGAGCGCCTGGGCCAACATCCTGGCCTGCCTGGCCATTGTGTTGCTTTGCGTCAGTGGTGTGGTGATGTGGTGGATTCGTAGGCCTGCGGGGAGTGGTCGCTTGGTTGCACCGTCGGTGCCCGCGCAGACGCCCTTGTGGAAGGGTGGCGCCATCGTCATGGTGCTCACCGGTCTCGCGTTTCCTTTGGCCGGTGGCGTGATGCTGGCCGCCATCGTGTTGGACTATGTGCTGATTTCGCGGTGGCCCGGGCTCAAGGCCGCCTTGTCTTGA
- a CDS encoding DUF2946 family protein — translation MPLHRRWAVWLMLCVMGLGAALPTVSRAAAWASAGAWVEICSANGAAQWVRGAADASVDRPADAPLALSLDHCPFCLQPSDRAAPPPAALPFAAEPAGSVAIAVLPAAHLLHTLSRPPPARGPPDLT, via the coding sequence ATGCCACTCCATCGCCGATGGGCGGTGTGGCTCATGCTGTGCGTCATGGGGCTGGGTGCGGCATTGCCCACCGTATCTCGCGCAGCGGCATGGGCCAGCGCCGGGGCGTGGGTCGAAATTTGTTCCGCCAATGGTGCAGCCCAGTGGGTGCGCGGAGCTGCAGATGCGTCGGTAGATAGACCTGCCGACGCGCCTTTGGCCCTCTCGCTGGACCACTGCCCGTTTTGCCTGCAACCCTCAGACCGTGCGGCGCCACCGCCCGCCGCCTTGCCCTTTGCGGCGGAGCCTGCCGGTAGCGTCGCGATTGCGGTGCTGCCAGCCGCGCACCTGCTTCACACACTCTCGCGTCCGCCGCCAGCGCGGGGCCCGCCGGACTTGACATAA